The Streptomyces sp. V4I8 genome includes the window CGACATCCTGCTCAGCGGCACCAGCGGCCTGACCGGTGTGGTCCGGGCCGCGGGGAGCGCGCTGCCCGTCAAGGACGCGATGGTGATCGTCACCGACGTCCGCGGGGACCTGCTGGCCACCGCCGCCACCGGGGAGCAGGGCGAGTTCGGCTTCGCCGAGCTGGTGCCGGGTGCCGTGACCGTCGCGGTGAACGCCGCCGGATACCGGCCGCGCGCCCTGCCCGTCGAGATCGGCGGCACCGGGGTCACCCGGATCGAGGTCGACCTGGAGGCGGGTGCCCAGGTCCAGGGTGTCGTACGGGCGCCGCACGGTCCGCTGGCCGACGCGCGGGTCACTCTGGTCGACGCGGCGGGCAACGTGGTCGGCACGGCGACGACCGGGACGGACGGGGCGTACGCCTTCACCGACCTGGACGGCGGCGAGTACACGGTCATCGCGACGGGTTACCCGCCGGTGGCGACGGCACTGACGGTGACCGGCCGCGGCGCGGACGGCCACGACATCGAACTCGCCCACCCCGGCGAGTAGCAGGACCCCGGCCCGTGGTGTGCGGCGCGCTCCGAGCGGAGGTGCGCCCCGCCACGGGCCGGATTCTTTATGGCCAATTTGTAAGTCTTTGCAGGGAGTTGGACGGGATGGGGCTGACGGGACTGACCGCGAGGATCCGTACCCGGGACGGATGGGCCTTGTCGCACGCCGTCGTCACGGTGACCGACATGACCGGAACGCAGGTGCTGCGGGCGGAGGCGGACGCGGAGGGGGCCGTACGGGACGCGAATCCGCTGGCCCCGGGGGCGTACACCGTCATCGTCACCGCCGTCGGCTACGCGCCCGCCGCCGCGAGCGCGATCGTCACGGCGAGCGGGCGGGCCGAGGTCGGCACGGTGACGCTGGCCCGGCAGGGCGGCACGGAACTGCCGCCGCCCGGGCCGTGGACCATCGACCCGGCGCACTCCGGCGTGGCCGCCGTGGCCCAGCACCTGGGGATCTCCAGCGTGCGGGGCCGGTTCACGCACTTCGCGGGCGCCATCGAGATCGCGCCCGACGACGTCACCAAGTCCCGGGTGGAGGCGGTGATCCGGGCCGACTCGATCGACACGGGCAACGACATGCGGGACGGGCATCTGAAGTCGCCGGACTTCCTGGATGTGGAGAAGTACCCCGAGATCACGTACCGGTCGACGGGGGTCACGGCGGCCGCGGGTTCCGACCGCTGGACGGTCCACGGCGAGCTGGGCATGCACGGCGTCGTACGGCCCGTGGACCTGGACCTGGCCTACCTCGGCACCGGGGCCGACCCCTGGGGCGGGACGCGGGCGGCGTTCCGGGCGACGACGGAACTCCATCGGGACGACTTCGCCATGAACTACAACCAGGTCGTGCAGGCCGGCATCGCGGCCATCGGCACGACGCTGAAGGTGGAGCTGGACATCCAGGCGGTGCAGGGGGAGTCGCTGCCGCAAGGATAGGCACGGCAGGGTCACGCTGAGCGGGCCCGCCTGCGCCTAGGCTGAGCCCCATGGCACCGAACATCGCGACGAACAACCGCGTCTCGCTCGAAGAGTTGCTGGACTTCGTACGGCCTCGTCATCGCGCTCTCCTGCTGACCCGGCGGGCCGACGGCAGCCCGCAGGCCTCGCCGTTGACCTGCGGGGTCGACGACTCGGGGCGGATCGTGGTCTCCACGTACCCCGAGCGGGCGAAGACACGGAACGCGAAGCGGGATCCTCGGGTCAGTGTCCTCGTGCTCAGCGACGACTGGAACGGGCCGTGGGTGCAGATCGACGGGTCCGCCGAGGTGATCGACTCGCCGGAGTCCGTGGAGCCGCTCGTGGAGTACTTCCGGAACATCTCGGGGGAGCATCCGGACTGGGACGAGTACCGGGCGGCGATGGTGAAGCAGGGGAAGTCGATTATCCGGGTCACGCCGGAGAGGTGGGGGCCGGTGGCGACCGGTGGGTTTCCGGCGCGGCTTGTCGAGGGCGGCGCCTGACAGGCACGGTCCCGCGCCCCTTATGGGGCGCTGCGCGCCACCATCGCCTCGATCCCGGCGATCAGTAGGTCCAGGGCGAACTCGAAGTCCCTCTCCCACATTTCCTCGACCGTGTCGCCGCCCCGGGCTGCCATGAGCTCCGAGGCGTCCTGGACGATGTCGGCGGTGTCCGGGGCCTGGGTGACCGTGCTCATGGCGTGCTGGAAGTAGTCGTCCGGGGTCATGCCGAAGGCCGCGCTGCGGGTGACGAAGTGGCCCTCCATCGTGCCGAAGCCGTAGACGAACTGGAAGACGGCGGAGATGGCGGCCACCAGGCCGTGCGCGGGCAGACCGGTCTTGCGGATGACCCGCTGGACGTGGCGGGAGAAGGCGAGGCTGTTCGGGCCGATGTTGACGTAGGTGCCGATCAGCGGCGACAGCCAGGGGTGACGGACCAGCAGGTCGCGGTAGCCGCGGGCCAGTGCGCGCAGCTGGTCGTGCCAGTCCTCGTCCGCCTCCGGGTCCGGCAGCGTCAGTTCGCCGAACGCGGCGTCGAGGGCGAGTTCGAGGAGGTCGTCCTTGGTGTCGACGTACCAGTAGACGGACATCGCGGTCACGTTCAGCTCGGCGGCCAGCCGCCGCATCGAGAACTTGGCCAGTCCCTCGGCGTCCAGCAACCGGACGGTGGCCGCGGTGATGCGGTCCCGGTCGAGCCCGGAGGGCTGTCCCCCACCGCCACGACCGCCTCGACGCGCTTTGCCCTCCAGCCAGACGCTGGCACGCGCGGACTGCCCGGCCGACCTCACCATGGCGCACCCTTCCTAGACGTTCGAAGCGCCGGTCACGGTACGCGACCCTTCAAGGGCGCGGGACTGCGCCTGACATGCGGCTCCGCCGCGTGGGCGCGACCAGCCGCAACGGCCCCGCAGCCGCCCGACAACCCTATGTCCCGAGGCCTTGGGCGGACTCTGCCCGCTCAGCCCGTCGCAGCAACACCGCCGCGACCAAACCCCCGGACAACACAGCCACCGCCCCCACCAGCTGACTGGTCTCCAGCCCGGAGGCGAACGCGTCCGTGATCCGCACCCTCTCCCCCTCCGACCGCGCGGCCGCCAACGCCCCCGGCAGGGACACCGCGGCGACCGGAATCAGCGCGGCGAAGCGGGCGTTGAGCACCGCCCCGAGCACCGCGACGCCGAGCCCTGTGCCGAACTCCGCCACCATGCCGTTGATCCCGCCGCCGACCCCCGCCTTCGCCGGCGGAATCGCACTCATGATCGCGTGAGACATCGCCGGACTCGCCACCGCGGCTCCGGCACCGATGAGCACCAGCCCCAGCAGCGTGCCGGTGTACCCGCCGGAGGGCATCAAGGCGATGGAGGCGAGGCCGCCGGCCATCACCGCCATGCCCAGCCCGATGGCTAGCGGAGTCCCCAGCCGGGTCGCCCACTTCGTCGCCACACCGGTGAAGTTGAGCGCCACGATCATCAGGGCGAGCGGAGCTGTCCGCAGGCCGGCCTCCAGGGGCTCGTAGCCGAGCACGAACTGCATGTGCTGCGTGAGCAGGAAGAGTGATCCCCCCATCCCGAAGGTGATCAGCACGCCTCCCGCGATCGCTCCCGTGAACTGCCGGTTCTGGAAGAAGTGCAGGTCGAGCATGGGGTACGGGATCCGGCTCTCCCAGGACGCGAAGGCGGCCAGCACGACGATCGCCACGGCCGCCGTCACCAGGACCCGGCCGGACGTCCAGCCGTGCTCGGGCCCGGAGATGATCGCGTAGACCAGGGAGGCCATGCCGATCGTGGAGAGCACCGCGCCCAGCAGGTCGGGCCGGTCACCCTGCGGGTTCTTCGACTCCGGGACGAGCACCACGACGGCCACCAGCGCGAGCACCGCGACCGGAATGTTGATCAGGAAGATCGCGCCCCACCAGAAGTGGTTCAGCATGAAACCGCCGAGTAGGGGTCCGGCCGCGAAGCCCAGTGAGTTCACCGCGGCCCAGATGCCGATCGCCTTCGGCTGCTCCTCGGGCGTGAAGATCTGGATCGCCACGGCCAGGACGGTGGTCATCAGCAGCGCGCCGCCGACGCCCATCCCGGCCCGCGCCGCGATCAACTGGCCCGTGGAGTCGGCGAGACCGGCCACCAGCGAGCCCACGCCGAACAGCGCCAGGCCCGCGACCAGCATCTTCTTGCGGCCGTAGCGGTCGGCGGCGCTGCCCGCGGTGAGCAGCAGACCCGACTGCACGAGCGAATAGGCGTTGATCATCCACTGGATATCGGAGGTGCCGGCGTCCAGCTCACGGGTGAGCGAGGGGATGGCCACGTTCAGGACGGTGTTGTCGAGCACCACAGTGAGGACCGCGAGGCAGAGGACACCGAGGATCAGCCAGCGCTGCGGATGGCCGCCAGGAGCCTGGGGCTGCGGCTGGACCGGGGCCTGTTCCTGGGGGGACGTCGTCATGTTGTACACCGTAGAGCACTTCCTGTACGGCGTACAACGGAGATACGGCCGGAGATACGGCCGGAGATACGACGAGGGGCGGTGGCCCAGGCCACCGCCCCTTGTCGCAGGGACCGTCAGCTGTCGCTCTTCGGCTGCGTCAGGTCGTAGAACGTCGTGCCGTCGACCGTCACCGACTCGAAGTTCTCCTGGACCCAGGAGCTGATCTGCGAGGAGGTGCCGTCGCTGCTGCCGCCCATGCCGCCGCCGCTGCCACTGGCGATGAAGTAGTGGATCTTGCCGTCCGCCACGTACTTCTTGAACTGGGCCGGCGTCGGGGACGGGTCGGTGCCGTTGAAGCCGCCGATCGCCATCACCGGGTCGCCGGTGGAGAGCTGGTAGCTCGCGGCGTTCTGGGCGCCGATGGCCGCGGCCGCCCAGGTGTAGTCACCCGCGTTCTTCTCCAGCAGTTCCTTGGCCTCGTCGCTGACGCTGGCGCCGTTGAGCAGACCGCCCATGCCGCCACCGCCGCCGTCACTCATGCCACCACCGGGCATGCCGCCCTGCTGGTTCTGGCCTTGGCCCTGCTGGTTCTGGGTGGTGCCGTTGCCGTTCTGCTGGCCCTGCTGACCGGGCATGCCGCCGCCGGGGAAGCCGTTGCCGTTCTGCTGGTTCTGGCCGCCCTGCTGGTTGTTCTGGCCCTGTTGGCCCGGCATGCCGCCGCCGAAGCCGCCGCGACCACCGGGACCGCCGCCGCCACCCGGGCCACCGCGGCCGCCCGCGACGGCGGGGCCGGCCGTGACGATCGAGCCGGTGTGGCCCTCGTTCACCGTGGTGAGGGTGTACGCGGCCGGGCCCGCCAGCGCGGCGGTGAGGCCCAGGCCGACGACGCCCATGGTGAGTTGACGGCCCAGCCTGTCTGCGAAGACCAGGCCGAGCGCCGCCGCCAGACCGCCGACCAGGACGACCCACTTCAGCCAGGGCAGGTAGTCGGAGGAGCGGTTGAGCAGGACGTAGCCCCAGACCGCGGTGGCCGTCATCGCGGCCGCCAGGCTCAGCGAGGCCCAGGCCTTGTCGCGCTTCTCCCACAGGAGCGCCGCGCCCATGCCGATCAGCGGGGCGATGTAGGGGGCGAGGGCCACCGTGTAGTACTCGTGGAAGATGCCCTGCATGTAGCTGAAGACCAGCATGGTCGTGATCAGCGCGCCGCCCCAGACGAGGAACGACCCGCGGGTCACCGACGTACGGCTCGCCTTGCGGGTGGCCACCAGGGCCGCGACCAGCAGGATCAGCGCGGCCGGGATCAGCCAGGAGATCTGGCCGCCGATGGAGGAGCTGAACAGGCGGTCCCAGCCGGTCTCGCCCCAGTTGCCGCCGCCGGTGCCGCCGCCACCGCCGCCGACGCTGCCGGTCTCCTCGCCGTTGAGCCGGCCGAGGCCGTTGTAGCCGAAGGTCAGCTCCAGGAAGGAGTTGTTCTGCGAGCCGCCGATGTACGGGCGGGAGGAGGCGGGCCACAGCTCGACGATGGCGACCCACCAGCCGCCGGAGACGACGATCGCGGCGAGGCCCCCGGCCAGCTGACCGATCCGCTTCTTCACCGACACCGGGGCGCAGACGCCGTAGACGAGGGCGAGCGGCGGCAGGATCAGGAAGGCCTGGAGGGTCTTGGCGAGGAACGCGAAGCCGATCGCGGCGCCGGCCCACAGCAGCCACCTGGTACGGCCGTCCTCCAGGGCGCGGATGACGAAGTAGCAGGCCACGGCCATCAGCAGGGCCAGCATCGCGTCCGGGTTGTTGAACCGGAACATCAGCGCCGCGACGGGGGTGAGCGCGAGCACCGCCCCCGAGATCAGACCGGCCGCGGGGCTGAACCGGCGGCGTACGGCCGCGTAGACCACGGCGACCGTGCCGACGCCCATGAGGACCTCGGGGAGGAGGATCGCCCAGGAGTGCAGGCCGAAGAGGCGCACCGACAGGGCCATCGGCCACAGGGAGGCCGGGGGTTTGTCGACGGTGATGGCGTTGGCCGCGTCCAGCGAGCCGAAGAAGAAGGCCTTCCAGGACTGGCTGCCGGCCTGAACGGCCGCCGAGTAGAAGGAGTTGGCGTAGCCCGAGGCGCTCAGGTTGTAGAGGTGGAGGACGAGGGTGGCGAGGAGGAGGCCGAAGAAGGCCGGGCGGGCCCAGCGCGGGTCCTCGGGCCGGCCGCGCCACAGTCGCCGTACGAAAGGCTGCTTGGGTTCACCGGCGTCGGGGGCCGGGGTGGCGGGCGTGGAGTGGGTGGAGTCCGTGGGGTCCGTGGGATCCGTGCGGTCCGTGGGGTGCGGGGGGTGCGGGGGCGGTCCCCAGGTCTCGGGGCTCGTGTCTCTGTCGGGCGTCGTCGTCCGGTCGTAGTGGATGGTCATCGGGAGTCCCTCGGGTCGGTGTCGTGCGGGCGCACCGGCTGGAGTTGCACGGTGTGGTCCCGCCAGGTGCCGTCCGCGGCTTCACCGGCGCGGAACTGTGCGGTGTCGTACGTGGGGCGGGGCGCGCTCTGCGCCATCGGGCGCTGCGCCGCCGGGTGTTGCGGGAGCGGGCGTTGCGGAAGCGGGCCGTACGGGGCGGCGGGTTGGCCGGCCATGGAGTAGGTCGGCGAGGACGGGGTGGGGACCGGCAGGTGGGAGACGACGACCGTCGAGTCGGTGTCGCCGCGGTCCGGGAACACCCAGGCCCGGAAGAGCAGGAAGCGCAGGACCGTCGCCGCGAGGTTGGCGGCGATGAGGACCGCGAGTTCGGTGGAGTGCGCGGGGTCGCTGCTGGCCGCGTTGAGGGCGGCGAGCGAACCGCTGGTCAGGGCGAGGCCGATGCCGAAGACGACCAGGCCCTGCGCCTGGTGCCGTACGGCGCCGCCGGGGCCGCGCACTCCGAAGGTGAGGCGCCGGTTGGCCGCCGTGTTGGCGATCGCGGAGACCAGGAGGGCGAGCGCGTTGGCGATCTGCGAACCGGTGAAGACGCGGAAGCCGCTGTAGAGGAGGAGGTAGAAGAGGGTGGAGAGGGCGCCGACGACGCAGAAGCCGACGAGCTGGCGGGCCAGGCCCTTGGGTACGTCCTGGATCTCGCGGTCGCGGGGGTCGTCGCCGAAGGGGCGGGTGAGCCGGTCCAGCGGCAGCGAGCCGGTGGCCAGGGCCCTGCCGACCCGCCACACGCCCTTGAGGTCGTCGGTCGCCGTCTTCACGATGTGGACCGTGGAGTCGGGGTCGTCGACCCAGTCGACCGGCACCTCGTGGATCCGCAGCCCCGCGCGCTCGGCGAGCACCAGCATCTCCGTGTCGAAGAACCATCCGGTGTCCTCGACCAGCGGCAGCAGCACCTGCGCGACATCTCGCCGTATGGCCTTGAAACCGCACTGCGCGTCCGAGAAGCGGGCCTGGAGCGAGCCGCGCAGGATGAGGTTGTAGGCCCGGCTGATGAACTCCCGCTTGGGCCCGCGCACCACCCGCGAGCTACGGGCCAGCCGGGAGCCGATCGCCAGGTCCGAGTGACCGGAGATCAGGGGCGCCACCAGCGGGAGCAGGGCGTTGAGGTCGGTGGACAGGTCCACGTCCATGTAGGCGAGGATCGGGGCGTCCGAGGCGGACCAGACGGTCCGCAGCGCCCGGCCGCGGCCCTTCTGCTCCAGCCGGAAGGACTTGACCTCCGGAAGCTCCGCCTCCAGCCGCTGCGACACCTGGGGGGTGGTGTCCGTCGACGCGTTGTCCGCGATCGTGATGCGGAACGCGTACGGGAAGGTGCGCTTGAGGTGATCATGCAGTCTCAGCACACACGGCTGGAGGTCCTTCTCCTCGTTGTAGACGGGGATCACTACGTCCAGGACAGGCGTACCGGCGTCGCCGGCCGGGAGGTGCTCCCGCGCCGGCAGGGTGCCGGGAGAAGAGTCGGTTCGCATGAGACCGACTTTCGTCAGGCGCCCTGTTCCGCCCATGTGGTGACGCTGTGCTGTGCCTGTGAGTGCTGTTGCCAGCTCATTTCGGGGCTCGGCTGCGCGGGCAGCGCCGGCAGATGCACCGTGAAAACGGTGCGTCCGGGCACGCTGTCGACGGTCACGGCACCGCCGTGCGCGGTCGCCACGGCCTCCACGATGGCCAGGCCGAGGCCGGTCGAGCCGGAGGCACGGGAGCGCGAGGAGTCGCCGCGCGCGAACCGTTCGAAGACGTGCGGGAGCAGATCGGCCGGGATGCCCTGCCCGTTGTCCTCCACGTCCACGCACATCCAGGGGCCCCGCCGCTGAACACGGGCAGTGACCGTCGTACCGGGTGGGGTGTGGTTGCGGGCGTTGCCGAGCAGGTTGACGAGGACCTGCTGCAGCCGGGCCGCGTCCGCCGACACGAG containing:
- a CDS encoding ArnT family glycosyltransferase encodes the protein MTIHYDRTTTPDRDTSPETWGPPPHPPHPTDRTDPTDPTDSTHSTPATPAPDAGEPKQPFVRRLWRGRPEDPRWARPAFFGLLLATLVLHLYNLSASGYANSFYSAAVQAGSQSWKAFFFGSLDAANAITVDKPPASLWPMALSVRLFGLHSWAILLPEVLMGVGTVAVVYAAVRRRFSPAAGLISGAVLALTPVAALMFRFNNPDAMLALLMAVACYFVIRALEDGRTRWLLWAGAAIGFAFLAKTLQAFLILPPLALVYGVCAPVSVKKRIGQLAGGLAAIVVSGGWWVAIVELWPASSRPYIGGSQNNSFLELTFGYNGLGRLNGEETGSVGGGGGGTGGGNWGETGWDRLFSSSIGGQISWLIPAALILLVAALVATRKASRTSVTRGSFLVWGGALITTMLVFSYMQGIFHEYYTVALAPYIAPLIGMGAALLWEKRDKAWASLSLAAAMTATAVWGYVLLNRSSDYLPWLKWVVLVGGLAAALGLVFADRLGRQLTMGVVGLGLTAALAGPAAYTLTTVNEGHTGSIVTAGPAVAGGRGGPGGGGGPGGRGGFGGGMPGQQGQNNQQGGQNQQNGNGFPGGGMPGQQGQQNGNGTTQNQQGQGQNQQGGMPGGGMSDGGGGGMGGLLNGASVSDEAKELLEKNAGDYTWAAAAIGAQNAASYQLSTGDPVMAIGGFNGTDPSPTPAQFKKYVADGKIHYFIASGSGGGMGGSSDGTSSQISSWVQENFESVTVDGTTFYDLTQPKSDS
- a CDS encoding PPOX class F420-dependent oxidoreductase; protein product: MAPNIATNNRVSLEELLDFVRPRHRALLLTRRADGSPQASPLTCGVDDSGRIVVSTYPERAKTRNAKRDPRVSVLVLSDDWNGPWVQIDGSAEVIDSPESVEPLVEYFRNISGEHPDWDEYRAAMVKQGKSIIRVTPERWGPVATGGFPARLVEGGA
- a CDS encoding glycosyltransferase, whose translation is MRTDSSPGTLPAREHLPAGDAGTPVLDVVIPVYNEEKDLQPCVLRLHDHLKRTFPYAFRITIADNASTDTTPQVSQRLEAELPEVKSFRLEQKGRGRALRTVWSASDAPILAYMDVDLSTDLNALLPLVAPLISGHSDLAIGSRLARSSRVVRGPKREFISRAYNLILRGSLQARFSDAQCGFKAIRRDVAQVLLPLVEDTGWFFDTEMLVLAERAGLRIHEVPVDWVDDPDSTVHIVKTATDDLKGVWRVGRALATGSLPLDRLTRPFGDDPRDREIQDVPKGLARQLVGFCVVGALSTLFYLLLYSGFRVFTGSQIANALALLVSAIANTAANRRLTFGVRGPGGAVRHQAQGLVVFGIGLALTSGSLAALNAASSDPAHSTELAVLIAANLAATVLRFLLFRAWVFPDRGDTDSTVVVSHLPVPTPSSPTYSMAGQPAAPYGPLPQRPLPQHPAAQRPMAQSAPRPTYDTAQFRAGEAADGTWRDHTVQLQPVRPHDTDPRDSR
- a CDS encoding TetR/AcrR family transcriptional regulator, which codes for MVRSAGQSARASVWLEGKARRGGRGGGGQPSGLDRDRITAATVRLLDAEGLAKFSMRRLAAELNVTAMSVYWYVDTKDDLLELALDAAFGELTLPDPEADEDWHDQLRALARGYRDLLVRHPWLSPLIGTYVNIGPNSLAFSRHVQRVIRKTGLPAHGLVAAISAVFQFVYGFGTMEGHFVTRSAAFGMTPDDYFQHAMSTVTQAPDTADIVQDASELMAARGGDTVEEMWERDFEFALDLLIAGIEAMVARSAP
- a CDS encoding YceI family protein produces the protein MGLTGLTARIRTRDGWALSHAVVTVTDMTGTQVLRAEADAEGAVRDANPLAPGAYTVIVTAVGYAPAAASAIVTASGRAEVGTVTLARQGGTELPPPGPWTIDPAHSGVAAVAQHLGISSVRGRFTHFAGAIEIAPDDVTKSRVEAVIRADSIDTGNDMRDGHLKSPDFLDVEKYPEITYRSTGVTAAAGSDRWTVHGELGMHGVVRPVDLDLAYLGTGADPWGGTRAAFRATTELHRDDFAMNYNQVVQAGIAAIGTTLKVELDIQAVQGESLPQG
- a CDS encoding MFS transporter; translation: MTTSPQEQAPVQPQPQAPGGHPQRWLILGVLCLAVLTVVLDNTVLNVAIPSLTRELDAGTSDIQWMINAYSLVQSGLLLTAGSAADRYGRKKMLVAGLALFGVGSLVAGLADSTGQLIAARAGMGVGGALLMTTVLAVAIQIFTPEEQPKAIGIWAAVNSLGFAAGPLLGGFMLNHFWWGAIFLINIPVAVLALVAVVVLVPESKNPQGDRPDLLGAVLSTIGMASLVYAIISGPEHGWTSGRVLVTAAVAIVVLAAFASWESRIPYPMLDLHFFQNRQFTGAIAGGVLITFGMGGSLFLLTQHMQFVLGYEPLEAGLRTAPLALMIVALNFTGVATKWATRLGTPLAIGLGMAVMAGGLASIALMPSGGYTGTLLGLVLIGAGAAVASPAMSHAIMSAIPPAKAGVGGGINGMVAEFGTGLGVAVLGAVLNARFAALIPVAAVSLPGALAAARSEGERVRITDAFASGLETSQLVGAVAVLSGGLVAAVLLRRAERAESAQGLGT